The Natronoglycomyces albus genome has a segment encoding these proteins:
- the rlmN gene encoding 23S rRNA (adenine(2503)-C(2))-methyltransferase RlmN produces the protein MAVALTLTEPRKRRAAPPRHLADLSMAECQEVLAELGQPAFRAKQLRNQYFGRHVTDAEAMTDLPVAAREQIGSALLPQLLHQVRQDSCDDGKTVKTLWRLHDGALVESVLMAYPDRVTVCISSQAGCGMACPFCATGQAGLTRNLSTAEIVDQVVHAAKTAAEHELGRLSHVVFMGMGEPLANWARLKKVLQLLTAPVPDGVGLSARNITVSTVGLVPQIKQLTELGLPVTLAVSLHAPDDELRDELVPINTRWKVAEVLDAAWEYANRSKRRVSIEYAMIRDINDQPWRADRLAALLRGRIAHVNLIPLNPTPGSRWDASPKPVEAEFVRRLRDGGIATTVRDTRGQEIDGACGQLAASEQAGTSVDTNSGRTS, from the coding sequence ATGGCTGTAGCACTCACATTGACAGAACCGCGCAAGCGCAGGGCCGCACCTCCCCGGCACCTGGCTGATCTCAGCATGGCCGAATGCCAGGAGGTGTTGGCCGAGTTGGGTCAACCGGCCTTCCGAGCCAAGCAGCTTCGCAACCAGTACTTCGGGCGGCACGTTACTGACGCGGAGGCGATGACCGATCTTCCGGTGGCCGCGCGAGAGCAGATCGGGTCGGCTCTGTTGCCGCAGTTGTTGCATCAGGTCCGTCAGGATTCTTGCGACGATGGCAAGACGGTGAAGACTTTGTGGCGGCTTCACGACGGGGCGTTGGTCGAGAGCGTACTGATGGCCTACCCCGATCGGGTTACCGTCTGTATTTCTTCCCAGGCTGGTTGTGGCATGGCTTGCCCCTTTTGTGCGACTGGTCAGGCCGGTTTGACGCGCAACCTCTCGACCGCCGAGATCGTTGATCAAGTAGTACACGCGGCTAAGACCGCCGCGGAACATGAGCTGGGTCGTCTCTCCCATGTCGTTTTCATGGGGATGGGCGAGCCGCTGGCGAACTGGGCGCGGTTGAAGAAGGTGTTGCAGTTGCTGACTGCTCCGGTCCCGGATGGGGTGGGGCTATCAGCTCGCAACATCACCGTGTCCACTGTGGGGTTGGTCCCACAGATCAAGCAACTGACCGAATTGGGGCTTCCAGTCACCTTGGCTGTGTCACTGCACGCTCCCGATGACGAGCTGCGTGATGAGCTCGTCCCGATCAACACCCGTTGGAAGGTCGCGGAAGTTCTCGATGCCGCGTGGGAGTACGCTAACCGGTCTAAACGCCGTGTCTCGATTGAGTACGCGATGATCCGGGACATCAATGACCAACCGTGGCGTGCGGATCGGCTGGCCGCGCTCTTGCGTGGCCGTATCGCACATGTCAATCTGATCCCGCTGAACCCAACACCGGGCTCTCGCTGGGACGCGAGTCCGAAGCCGGTGGAGGCGGAGTTTGTACGTCGGCTACGGGATGGCGGGATCGCCACGACAGTGCGTGATACCCGCGGACAGGAGATCGACGGTGCCTGTGGGCAGTTGGCCGCCTCTGAGCAGGCCGGCACATCCGTCGATACGAACAGTGGCCGAACGAGTTAA